TTCCTCGTCTGGGTTTTTATCCTACATAATCTTTAATAATTAATATTTGAAGTGAATTATTTAACAACTAATAAATTTTAGAATCAAGATAAGTTTTTCGAACAAGATTACCTGTATTTTTCCTAAGTAGGCCATTTTGAATTTTGTTTTATTAATATTAGACAAAATAATTAAAATCAAACAATTCATATAAATTTGTTTACAAATTATATGATTCTCAAAGTAGTATAATTTTTTAAAAGAAAATAAGAAACAATTTATACATAAAAAAGGCAAATATGAAATTTAAAAAAATATGAAAAATAGGTTTAATTCTTGGTTCAACAATTCCGTTCACATCACTTGTTTCATGTGCATGCGCAAATGTTGAAACTATTGTTGATTTTAAGATGGAAGCATTAGATCATTTAAATCAAATCAAGAACAATATTTCACAAGTTCAATATTCTCATTTTGTGAAACAAATTAATAACACAGAAACAAAACAAGGTATTGGTGAAATAATAAAATCATTACCTTCATTTAAACGTTTATATAATGAATTATTAGATTCATTTAATAACACAAAACCTGTAATTATTAATAAAAATAATTTTAGTGATTATATTTCAAAGATAACCACATTAGAAGACTTAAGTAAAACTAAGTCTGCATTTAATTCAACTTTAAATAAGATTCAAAAGGCAATTCAAAGTATTAATTCATTATCATCTGCATCATTTGAGACAAGTAAAATTAAAGAATATTCAATTAATTTAATTGATAAATGAGATTCGTTACCTGTTTATAACATAAACGATGAAAAAATAGTTTTATTAACTAGAGAATTGATTTCTAAACTAGAGAACACATATGCTCAAATTACTCAAATTAAAAACAAGTTAGAACCACTTAATGATCCAACATTAGATAGTGAGATTCAAGATATTCAAAATGAATTACCAAATTTAAATATTAATAGCAATTTAGATGAATTTAATCAAAAGATTACTATCCTAGATCAAAAAGTAAATAATTTAAAAGATAAAAAAGATAAAGAAGCTGAAGAAACAACAAACAAAGAATCAACAGAAGATGATAAAACTAAACAAGATAATCATGATAGTGATTCAAGTTCTTCGGTTTCTGATAGTGATACAATAGATGAAAAAGAACCAAAAAATGAAGAATCAACCACTGATAAAGGTGAAAAAGAAACAGATTTAGATGGTAGCGTGGATAATTCAGGAGATGCAGCTCATTCATCAGAAAATAATCACGACTCATCAGAGAATGAAGACACTGATTCTAAATCTGCTGATAATACTGATATAGAAGGAAAAGAAAACGAAAATAGTGATCCATCGTCACAACCTACTACTGATAAAGATGATGCCACTGATTCAAGTGATTCATCTACAAGTGATTCTGTAAACTCAGATGAAACAAAAGAAAAAGATGATCAAGAAAATTCAAGTAATAATCCTGATGTAAACAGCACAAGCGAAACCACAGATACAAACTCATCATCTGAAACTAGCGATCAATCATCGAATGGTGAAAAAGAAACTTCTGATCAAGAAGATAATGAAACAAATACTCATTCATCAGACACTGAGAGTGAAAATGCTAATCAAGGTGATAATGAAAATAGCAATCCTGATGAAACTACAAATAACACTCCAACTACACCAACTGAACCTAAGATTTTAGATAAAACAGAAATAAATAATTATTATGAAACTCACCCAGAAGTTCATAGATATGGTGAAAGTAATTATGATGATTCTTTAAAATTTGATAAAAACATTGATTATGTTAAAAATATTTTAGGAAGAACTGTTTCATTATTTTTTAGATACACTGATGAGACATTTAGTGGTGGGACTGCTTGATTATTGGATTACATCAAGACTGGTGCACCTCATGAAAATAAATACAAATTATTTTTAGCAACCAATTATCACGTAGCGATAGAATTATTTGCCGATGATGATTATGATATTTATAAACAACCAAATAAATTAGCTCAAAAACATATGAAAGAGTTTGTGGTTAGTTTTAATCACAAATATGATGATAGTCTAAAGGATAGCATTTGAACAAAGAAACTTAGAAGCGATTATGTTCACGTAAGACTTAAACCTTCAAAGATGGCAAGAACATTCTTTTTAGCTCAAAACTTCATGGACAAAGCAGTAGTTGATGTTGATAAAAATTATTATGCAGATTTTGCTGTGCTTGAGTGAGATGTAGATTTAGATAATCTACTTGCTCCATCTGATTTAGCATTATCAAATCCCGATACATCTTCTCATGTTGGTGCGTATGAATATAGTCAAGCATCAATTGAATGAAAATTACTTACAGATCATTTAAAAAATGGAATTAAATTAATGGAAGAAAATAAAGCGAGATTAACACACAATGACAAAGTTGTTAATTTAGATAAAACTTCTGATTATCCTTATGCAACTGTAGGAGTTGATTCATTATGATATGCAAGAAATGAATTATTAGGTGCAAAAGGTTTTGAAAGATATAAAAATATTTATGCAGATTCAGACATTATTTATAAAAAATTAGACACTGATGAAAAAATAAATAATATGTCTAAATACATTAATGAAACATTACCAAATTCAAAATATAATCCATTTTCTTATTTATATTCTGCTGGTTATCCAATTCTTGGAATTCGTATCACTACACAAGTAACTGTGCCAGCTGCAGCAAATAATCTTCAAGGTTATAAAAATTATTCAGTTGATAGAAATCTTATTTCTGCTTCATTCGATTTAAATGCAACTGCATCAGCGGATCATGGTCTTAAATTTAACAATGAAGCACAGTCATTATATTATGGTACTGCTTATGAGTTTTTAGGATTTAATCCAGTTATTGGAGGCCAAAGTGGTTCAATGGTAATTGATGAACAAGGCTTAACCGTAGGAATATTATGAGGAACATATGGTGATATTCCATTCTTAGATAATAACAATAAACAAGTTAGATTATATAGACATGCATTTGCTCCATTGATTCAAAACTTCCAATTCAATGGTGAGCACTTAATGAATAATTCTGATGGTAGCCAAACAAGAAAACCATTTAATGTTCGTAGATATAATTTAATTGACGGAACTAATAAAGAGATCTATAAATACCAAAGAGACTCATTTAGAGAAAGATTGATAAAAATATATGGTGATCAATATCAATCATCATTCTTATTTAAGAAAATAAAAACCAGTGAATAGATCATACACACCGCAACAAAATGTTGTGGTGTTTTTGTTATTTTAAAATTTTTTACAACTATGTTTAAGTTAAATTGATATTTTTCTAAATAATGGTGTAAAATCTAAATAGAGATATGGATAGTTGGATGAGCGGTTGAAATCGGCAGCCTCGAAAACTGTTAAAGTGGCAACACTTTCGGGGGTTCGAATCCCCCACTATCCGCCAAATTTATTTTCTAAATTCTGAATTTCAATGATCAGAATTTTTATTTTACCTTTTTAACTATCTATTAGTTTCAAAAGTGACA
The nucleotide sequence above comes from Mycoplasma sp. Pen4. Encoded proteins:
- a CDS encoding MIP family Ig-specific serine endopeptidase; amino-acid sequence: MKFKKIWKIGLILGSTIPFTSLVSCACANVETIVDFKMEALDHLNQIKNNISQVQYSHFVKQINNTETKQGIGEIIKSLPSFKRLYNELLDSFNNTKPVIINKNNFSDYISKITTLEDLSKTKSAFNSTLNKIQKAIQSINSLSSASFETSKIKEYSINLIDKWDSLPVYNINDEKIVLLTRELISKLENTYAQITQIKNKLEPLNDPTLDSEIQDIQNELPNLNINSNLDEFNQKITILDQKVNNLKDKKDKEAEETTNKESTEDDKTKQDNHDSDSSSSVSDSDTIDEKEPKNEESTTDKGEKETDLDGSVDNSGDAAHSSENNHDSSENEDTDSKSADNTDIEGKENENSDPSSQPTTDKDDATDSSDSSTSDSVNSDETKEKDDQENSSNNPDVNSTSETTDTNSSSETSDQSSNGEKETSDQEDNETNTHSSDTESENANQGDNENSNPDETTNNTPTTPTEPKILDKTEINNYYETHPEVHRYGESNYDDSLKFDKNIDYVKNILGRTVSLFFRYTDETFSGGTAWLLDYIKTGAPHENKYKLFLATNYHVAIELFADDDYDIYKQPNKLAQKHMKEFVVSFNHKYDDSLKDSIWTKKLRSDYVHVRLKPSKMARTFFLAQNFMDKAVVDVDKNYYADFAVLEWDVDLDNLLAPSDLALSNPDTSSHVGAYEYSQASIEWKLLTDHLKNGIKLMEENKARLTHNDKVVNLDKTSDYPYATVGVDSLWYARNELLGAKGFERYKNIYADSDIIYKKLDTDEKINNMSKYINETLPNSKYNPFSYLYSAGYPILGIRITTQVTVPAAANNLQGYKNYSVDRNLISASFDLNATASADHGLKFNNEAQSLYYGTAYEFLGFNPVIGGQSGSMVIDEQGLTVGILWGTYGDIPFLDNNNKQVRLYRHAFAPLIQNFQFNGEHLMNNSDGSQTRKPFNVRRYNLIDGTNKEIYKYQRDSFRERLIKIYGDQYQSSFLFKKIKTSE